Below is a window of Raphanus sativus cultivar WK10039 unplaced genomic scaffold, ASM80110v3 Scaffold0677, whole genome shotgun sequence DNA.
TTgaacaactatttttttaacttgAATAAAGATTATTAATTGGATTactatttttagcttaatttagACCCGTTcatctttttatatttctaatacattttataaatcttataaaaatttggtaagtttatttttttaaagatagaaacACACAGAAAATGTTGTAGTTACATTCatgaacatatttttaaaatatttgaaaattcatgtatatatatgaatatttataagacAACTAATTCCTAATAATTGGTAAATCATAACTTGTTTAGAATTgcgaatacattttataattttatcaatgaaaattaggtaaaattttaattttaatttataaattttcttaatgataTTAGATGATCACTTTACattgtttgaaattaattttctttaaatcatttaatcaaaaaaataatcatcataaaatatgttttcttaaaaattatcttaactattttattttgtaaattatatatatacacctatatattttgaaaattattagatattcacttttttatttatgtttttagggaaaatataaattaagaaaaaaaaaattcgtttttgtattaaaaaatctatatattttgtagatatttcctttttattatatatgggttgataaaataaataaactataataaaaaggataattaaagctttattaataaaaaggaaactaaacaatttttagtaATGATAATTTGGTATAGATAtgattaattcattaagggtattcgtgtaatcaaccatcgtgggaattaacgtgagcgcgacacataagaaactgacttctcaaataatattatagagattaccTAAAAAGAGCCAGCAGACACCaaggaaaacaaaaacacaaaagtttcaaaaaaacatatattctgaaaaaaaaacagtaaaggaagtaactattaattaaaatataaatcaaatcaactACACCAGAAAAAAGCAGATTCAGTTCTTAGTTTATAGGTTTCTACTTCCTCTATATAATGAAAATCGGAAACCAATTCAAGctacaagaagaagaatggaTTACCTTTTGAGAGGACCCAAGCCTCGACTGCCAAGAATAATGGAATCGAGTTTTAGATTTTCGACGGCATCGCAAAGTTTCTCTCTTGGATCTCCCCAATACACTTTTGCCACCACCTTCAcctttaaataagaaaaaaaacatttaaagaaacaaacacaaaaaaactgaaacgataaccaaaaaaatagtagttgtaatattaaaataccTTCTTTGCCCTAGAGAGAGTATCAAGAACATCAAGAACCTCCGGATCATAAGCAAGTCCATACTGTTTAGAGAAATTAACCTCTCTAAATTCCTCCAGAGGAATCAACGCTGCAGTAATtagataataattattttaagtgatCACAAGTAAactaggattttttttttctaaaaatatgaaaatatagtaattataCACATACGTGAACCGGTTTCCTCAAAGAGGATTTTGCGGGTGTGCTCAGCGTTTTGGGGTTGAACATGAATCAAGATGATGGTGTCTCCATCGTCAAGGAGATTCTCCGCCGTCCACCGAAGAGCCGATTTGCTCGTCGGAGAATAGTCCATTCCCACACCCACGGTACGTGCCTTCACCAtttatctctctatctctctttctctttctcgaTGATATCTAAAGTGAGATATTAAGAAAGCTAGCTAGTTTGATTTATAGTATAACCGGTTTGATGGTTTGGAGAATAATTGGCGCACACAGAATTCTAGATATTTAATGATTGCTTTTTCTTTTGGCTGTTTTCAGATTATGATGGGGGAGATTCTTGAAGCTTCTAGGTGATCTGTATTTGCTTACTTTTCCTAAAACACTACAAATAGTCATTAGGACCCATaattattctttctttctttttctttcttcgtTACAATATTAAGTTGTCATTAAGTTTGTATGTGCACTTTGCACAACACTGAATTTTCACCAacatttcatttcatttatGAAAAGAAATACGAATATACAAGTTGATGacaattcattcttttttttttggttcaaagaTGACAATTCATTCagatctatatatattttacagtAATGTGAGCAGATGCAttgcttttctttttaactatatatgtaatattttttttttgtcttttttgtcACAGAGCATATATGTAATGTAACTATGTTAATCAAAGTATTAAATTGGCTTCTAGGCCTGGTGGCCAAACAAATGTGTGTGTCACTGAAGACCCATATAGAAGATAAGTATTTTGATATATGGTGTGTTAAAGTGAAGTTATCTTTATATCACTTGCTGTCCAAGAAACTAATATTCTTTATCAACTTTTAGCAAAGACAATTATATTCTTCAACTTTTCTTCCTTTATAAGCTTTTATTTACTCATTATTTATTGTTCGATGGAACTAGATACCAACCTATGAAAGCAACccttttacaagaaaaaaaactttcatgctcgggtaaaataaaatatttagaaagaagttatgtagtttttaaagttaatcacaatatcttttttttttttgaacaacggttaattttataaatgcaagAAGGATAATAAAGTTGAGCCCAAAGGCTAgccaacaaaacaaaatgaagaACGACAATGAACCTTAAGGGTTTGCTTAACTAAAAGGTTAACATCTCTGTTCTGGGAACGAGGGATGAACCGAAAGGAGATAGAAACAAAGTGAGACAAGAAGCTGATGATATCCTGCTGAACACCATAGATCTCTTTAATCTGACTTTTGTTAAAAATAGCTCGAATGAGCGTTTGGCAGTCGTAGTGGATCGTGACTGAAGAGAGCCCTAGCTCTCGGAAATGGGTAGAAGATCGTAGAGCTGACTTTGTGAAGAACCATCGATGCTTGAGATGGCGTATTGTAATGGAGACACAGGGGTGAAGTAATAGCGAGAAGCTCTGGTGAATCCACACTCTTGCACAATAGTAGCCAAGAGGCCTGAGATGCCTAGATTTAGCTAAACAGCCCATTAGATCAACTCTAACACTGATGAGGAGCAAACTGTTCGGTGAGGATGGTGAGGCGGTTGACGTTAATACAACAGCATATGATGAAAGCTCCATTAAATTTCCTTGGTCAGAGAGAGTTGAGTCAAGAACTCTGATTCTAGAGTTAATATTCGTCGTGACAGTTCTTCGAGGCTCGGTATATATGAAATGCAGCAATGGAGAAGATATCACAAGGGACACCCCATTTGGGGGACGGCTAGGTGAACCGCAGGTACACAAACAGAGAAGTACTAGATGAAATTTGAAGTATAGTACCTTCTTGTCCTTGAGAATCATAAGCTGGTCAGACACATCAATAACAGAAACCGATGCCATCCTGCAGGTTTTAAGCTCTGAAACAATGCAGCTAATGGCCTCTGTTGGTGCTGTATAGAGACGGCGGCGTTGGATTGGTGACTACAGAAAGAAAATGTTGACGGTGAGAGAGATGTAGTGGTCGTTTGGAAGTGATGTGGGTGC
It encodes the following:
- the LOC130502718 gene encoding universal stress protein PHOS32-like; the protein is MVKARTVGVGMDYSPTSKSALRWTAENLLDDGDTIILIHVQPQNAEHTRKILFEETGSPLIPLEEFREVNFSKQYGLAYDPEVLDVLDTLSRAKKVKVVAKVYWGDPREKLCDAVENLKLDSIILGSRGLGPLKR